Part of the Thermococcus sp. genome is shown below.
GGGGAACTATCTTGACAAAACCGGTAGGAGTCTCCATGAATATTGTGAACGTGTGGAGGATTTCAATCAAGTTCTCCTTTGACAGCATCCCCTGAATCAGCAAATGCTGGCTGTAAACTTTGTTTCCGCCCAAGAGACTCTGAATGTCCTCAATAGTGTAGGGATATGGATCCTTCCATTCGACAAAATGGTGCCGTTCAGAGGTTATTGTTCCGTACTTAGCAACCCGCCTAAAAGTCGCCACTTGGAAGAGATTGTACCAGAAAAGTTTCTCATTCCCCTCTTTTGCTCCCCTTCTATTTGAATATCTCATCAACTGCTCTATTGCCTCATCAATGGGGTCAGCGATTGTGGGGGACTTGCACTCCACAACCACAAGGGGAAGGCCATTAACGAACAGAACAATGTCGGGTATTATGTGCTTGTTGGTGCCGGGCACGTTAACCTTGAACTGGGAAATCGCTATGAAAGAATTGTTCTTGGGGTTTTGGAAGTCAATGTACCTCACCGTGGGGCTTCTCTCTCCTGTCTTTCGGTTTTCAGAAACAGAGATACCCTCTAACAATAGATCGTGAATTTCCATGTTGGCCTCAACCAATGAGCGTGATTCAGGATTCTGAATCCTTCTTATCGCGACCTCAATTTGGTCGTCTTCCATCCAAGGGTTTATCCTCTTGAGGGCCCTGCGGAGTTCGTTCTCTAAGATAACATCCTTGAAGCTGTTTCTAAGCTGAACTTCATCGCCATAAACTGGCTCGTAGTCCTTGCGGAACCCCCTAATCTCCTTCACGAGAGGGTTAGTTTTGTTTCCCCGGTAAACTTTCCAACCGAGGAGTTTGAGATGATTAAGGAAAGTGTTTTCCACATAGTGCTCTTCATCAAGACGGCGGTAGCTCATTCCCCTCCCTCCAAGGGGGGATTGTTGTTAAAAAATATGTCAAGGGCCTCAAGAATCGTTGATTTACCAACGTTGTTTTTTCCGATAAAGGCAGTGAGGTCATCAAAGTCAATTTCTGTTCTTCCATAGTACCCCCTAAAGTTCTCGAGTATCAACCTCTTTAGCTTCATTTCGAAGCCTCCAACAGTGGAGTTACTCGTACCTTACCACTCAAGAGGTCACTCATTAGTCCACGCTTGAGCCTCTTAAGTTTTTCTAACTCCC
Proteins encoded:
- a CDS encoding AAA family ATPase → MKLKRLILENFRGYYGRTEIDFDDLTAFIGKNNVGKSTILEALDIFFNNNPPLEGGE